In the Pseudoalteromonas undina genome, one interval contains:
- a CDS encoding glucan biosynthesis protein G: protein MKARIHLISTYQRVFKKPLFGMLMVFSLWGTNSAIAATSLEAAIPQSSLFDVLSARAKKLAEQDYIAPKEIQLDALNSIDYQDYRSIRFKQDQSVWKDEGLYELQLFHPGFLYKTPVKINIVDQNAKLSRLPFSTEFYQYDGTAAHLKDEIAKSIEGTQLGHAGFRLHYPLNNDDYKDEVMVFQGASYFRLVGPNQVYGLSARGLAIDTAQTSGEEFPSFKEFWLVKPTPEQTNITIFALLDSPSVAGAYKFEIDPNTQTSVGVDMQIFARKDVKKLGIAPLTSMFYHGENSTKFFDDYRPEVHDSDGLLTQSQEGNWVWRPLNNPSQLSVTSFSYENPKGFGLAQRDRDFNNYFDIEAHYHDRPSFWIEPQGEWGNGRVELVEIPTDTETNDNIVSYWVPEKPFKAGEALKFSYKISTFNDYLSQNNLAKVARTRIGSAALPGEDNPPPKSHRQFTVDFTGPDINQLSEKLVLSADLQLTTGEARDITVQKLPKSLGWRVAFKVAPKDSNPVDMRLSLKLRNKAVSEAWSYVWYPNDIK, encoded by the coding sequence ATGAAAGCGCGCATTCACCTTATATCTACTTATCAAAGGGTTTTTAAAAAGCCTTTGTTTGGGATGTTGATGGTTTTTTCACTGTGGGGAACTAACAGCGCCATTGCTGCAACTTCACTTGAAGCCGCAATACCGCAGAGCAGTTTATTTGATGTGCTAAGTGCGCGAGCTAAAAAGCTTGCTGAACAAGATTACATTGCACCAAAAGAAATACAGTTAGATGCGCTTAATAGTATTGATTATCAAGACTACCGCTCAATCCGCTTTAAGCAAGACCAATCGGTATGGAAAGATGAAGGGCTTTATGAGCTGCAATTATTTCACCCCGGTTTTTTATATAAAACGCCAGTAAAAATCAATATCGTTGATCAAAATGCAAAGCTTAGCCGCCTTCCATTTAGCACAGAGTTTTATCAATATGATGGAACAGCAGCACACCTAAAAGATGAAATAGCAAAAAGTATTGAAGGTACGCAGTTAGGGCATGCTGGTTTTAGATTACATTACCCATTAAATAACGATGACTATAAAGATGAGGTTATGGTATTTCAGGGCGCTTCTTATTTTCGCTTAGTTGGGCCTAACCAAGTTTATGGTTTATCTGCACGAGGACTGGCGATTGATACCGCACAAACATCTGGTGAAGAGTTTCCTTCATTCAAAGAATTTTGGTTAGTTAAACCAACACCCGAGCAAACTAATATTACTATTTTTGCTTTACTTGATAGTCCATCAGTAGCGGGAGCTTACAAGTTTGAGATAGACCCTAACACGCAGACAAGTGTTGGCGTCGACATGCAAATTTTTGCCCGTAAAGATGTTAAAAAGCTTGGTATAGCACCATTAACGAGTATGTTTTATCACGGTGAAAATAGTACCAAGTTTTTTGATGATTATCGCCCTGAGGTACACGACTCAGACGGTTTGCTCACGCAATCACAAGAAGGTAACTGGGTATGGCGTCCACTTAATAATCCATCCCAACTTAGCGTAACCTCTTTTTCATATGAAAATCCTAAAGGCTTTGGCCTTGCACAGCGTGACCGTGACTTTAATAACTACTTTGATATAGAAGCGCATTATCATGACCGCCCTAGCTTTTGGATAGAACCACAAGGTGAATGGGGGAATGGCCGTGTTGAGCTTGTTGAGATTCCAACAGATACTGAAACTAACGATAATATTGTAAGTTATTGGGTTCCTGAAAAACCGTTCAAAGCAGGAGAAGCATTAAAGTTTAGCTACAAAATATCGACCTTTAATGATTATCTAAGCCAAAATAATTTGGCTAAAGTGGCTAGAACACGCATTGGCAGTGCAGCATTGCCTGGTGAAGATAACCCACCTCCAAAGAGCCATCGTCAGTTTACTGTTGACTTTACTGGCCCTGATATCAATCAATTATCTGAAAAATTAGTACTTAGCGCAGACTTGCAACTTACCACAGGTGAAGCGCGTGATATTACAGTGCAAAAGCTACCAAAATCATTAGGCTGGCGAGTTGCCTTCAAAGTCGCCCCAAAAGACAGTAATCCTGTAGATATGCGTTTATCGCTAAAACTACGTAACAAAGCAGTGAGCGAGGCATGGAGCTATGTTTGGTATCCAAATGACATCAAGTAA
- the mdoH gene encoding glucans biosynthesis glucosyltransferase MdoH — MFGIQMTSSKQSTGTPMPFKTLRVWLFAIAAIGLSGYGISIMFEILNSNGMTLLEYALLALFSITFAWIVTAFCSGCIGFILQLFRIDPLTLRRIKPVSINNEVLSQQKTAVVMPIYNEDTHRVIAGFEVSLQSLKATGQLKHFDFYLLSDTQDATIASNELSAWHALCERLGDTAKQIFYRRREDNKHRKVGNLTDFCERWGSQYEHMIVLDADSVMTGQCMLELTTSMLNNPQAGLIQTIPIPVRQDTFFGRFLQFASILYSPMLATGSAFWQTDKANYWGHNAIIRVSAFIDCCGLPTLKGKAPFGGEILSHDFVEASLLHSANWDVLLLADIEGSYEEVPSNILDYAVRDRRWVQGNIQHLGLLSSAKLKLMSKLHFLLGATAYISSLIWLSMLALSTIDAVTRALNSDVYFNRAYQLFPTWQIAKTDLIDSLLYLTIIILLLPKLMGVIVTLVHRKQRFGGALKLILGSVIETIFAIIVAPLMMVFHAYFVVCVFLGKKVKWDAQPREGRMVPWKEAFGYTLFSSLVAIVWGSVAYYFTPVFFWWLSLILLGLILAAPIVRYSSSIKLGIKLRQWGIFLCPSEVDDDATLAALKVHLKEIAVPPVGRYSTAAPLLPLEHKVTMPIQNFSSESHRKKFKALITKTANKLS; from the coding sequence ATGTTTGGTATCCAAATGACATCAAGTAAACAAAGTACTGGCACACCAATGCCTTTTAAAACACTTCGCGTATGGTTATTTGCTATAGCTGCTATTGGCCTCTCAGGCTATGGCATTTCAATTATGTTTGAAATTTTAAACTCAAATGGCATGACCTTGCTTGAATATGCACTGCTTGCTTTGTTTTCTATTACCTTTGCTTGGATAGTCACCGCGTTTTGTAGTGGCTGCATTGGTTTTATACTGCAGCTATTTCGTATAGATCCGCTCACGCTTAGAAGAATAAAACCGGTCTCCATTAACAATGAAGTACTATCACAGCAAAAAACGGCTGTAGTTATGCCTATTTATAATGAAGATACCCATAGAGTTATTGCTGGCTTTGAAGTGAGCTTGCAATCGTTAAAAGCCACTGGGCAATTAAAACACTTTGATTTTTATTTACTGAGCGATACACAAGACGCAACTATTGCCAGTAATGAATTAAGCGCATGGCATGCTTTATGTGAACGTCTTGGCGATACAGCAAAACAAATATTTTACCGTCGTCGTGAAGATAATAAACATCGTAAAGTAGGTAACTTAACCGATTTTTGCGAACGTTGGGGTAGCCAATACGAGCATATGATTGTATTGGATGCTGATAGTGTGATGACGGGTCAATGCATGCTAGAACTCACTACTAGTATGCTGAATAACCCACAAGCGGGATTGATTCAAACTATTCCTATTCCTGTGCGCCAAGATACTTTTTTTGGACGCTTTTTACAGTTTGCTTCGATTCTTTATAGCCCAATGTTAGCTACTGGCTCTGCTTTTTGGCAAACCGATAAAGCCAATTACTGGGGGCATAATGCCATCATTCGTGTTAGTGCGTTTATTGATTGCTGTGGCTTGCCAACACTCAAAGGTAAAGCCCCCTTTGGTGGAGAAATTTTAAGCCATGATTTTGTGGAAGCTTCTCTATTACATAGCGCAAATTGGGACGTATTATTACTTGCCGATATTGAAGGCAGTTATGAAGAGGTTCCCAGTAATATCTTAGATTATGCTGTACGAGATAGACGTTGGGTTCAGGGTAATATTCAACACCTAGGTTTACTTTCATCAGCAAAGCTAAAGCTAATGAGCAAACTGCACTTTTTACTAGGTGCAACAGCGTATATTTCATCTCTTATTTGGTTGTCTATGCTGGCATTAAGTACCATAGATGCGGTAACACGTGCTTTAAATAGTGATGTCTACTTTAATCGTGCCTATCAGTTATTTCCGACTTGGCAAATAGCCAAAACAGATCTCATTGACTCATTACTTTACCTAACAATTATTATTTTGTTATTACCTAAACTTATGGGCGTCATTGTTACTTTAGTGCACCGTAAACAGCGCTTTGGTGGCGCATTAAAGCTCATTTTAGGATCTGTCATTGAAACCATTTTTGCTATTATTGTGGCACCATTGATGATGGTATTTCATGCGTACTTTGTAGTCTGTGTATTTTTAGGCAAAAAAGTAAAATGGGATGCTCAACCGCGTGAAGGTAGAATGGTGCCATGGAAAGAAGCGTTTGGTTATACATTGTTTTCTTCGCTTGTTGCCATTGTATGGGGTAGCGTTGCTTATTACTTTACACCGGTCTTTTTTTGGTGGTTATCTCTTATTTTATTAGGGCTCATCCTCGCTGCTCCTATTGTGCGTTACTCAAGTAGTATCAAGCTAGGCATTAAGCTAAGGCAGTGGGGCATTTTCCTCTGCCCGAGTGAAGTAGATGACGATGCAACATTAGCGGCTCTTAAAGTACACCTCAAAGAGATAGCCGTTCCACCTGTAGGGCGTTATTCAACAGCAGCACCGCTGTTACCATTAGAGCATAAAGTGACAATGCCTATTCAGAACTTTAGTAGTGAATCACATCGAAAGAAGTTTAAAGCACTCATCACAAAAACTGCTAATAAGCTAAGTTAA
- the fusA gene encoding elongation factor G, with product MADLSKYRNIGIFAHVDAGKTTTTERILKLTGTIHKTGEVHDGESTTDFMDQEAERGITIQSAAVSCFWKDHRFNVIDTPGHVDFTVEVYRSLKVLDGGVGVFCGSGGVEPQSETNWRYANESGVARIIFVNKLDRMGADFYRVTAQVQKVLGATPLIMTLPIGIEDEFVGVVDVLNKQAYVWDDTGLPENYEITDVPADMVDKVDEYHEMLIETAVEQDDDLMEAYMEGEVPSVEDIKRCIRKGTRDLAFFPTFCGSAFKNKGMQLVLDAVVDYLPAPTEVDPQPLMDEEGNENGEHAIVSADEPFKALAFKIMDDRFGALTFVRIYSGVLNKGDTILNAFTGKTERVGRMVEMQADERKELTTAQAGDIIAIVGMKNVQTGHTLCDPKHPVTLEPMVFPTPVISIAVQPKDKGGNEKMGVAIGKMVAEDPSFQVETDEDSGETILKGMGELHLDIKVDILKRTYGVDLIVGQPQVAYRETITREIEDSYTHKKQSGGSGQFGKIDYRIKPGEVGSGFAFTSSVVGGNVPKEFWPAVEKGFKSMMGEGVLAGFPVLDVEVELFDGGFHAVDSSAIAFEIAAKGAFRQSIPKAGAQLLEPIMKVDVFTPEDHVGDVIGDLNRRRGMLSNQEAGLTGVRIKADVPLSEMFGYIGSLRTMTSGRGQFSMEFSHYAACPQNVADTVIAAEKEKNAAK from the coding sequence ATGGCAGATTTATCGAAGTACAGAAACATTGGTATTTTCGCGCACGTTGATGCGGGTAAAACCACAACTACTGAGCGTATCCTAAAGCTTACAGGTACTATCCACAAAACAGGTGAGGTTCATGATGGTGAATCGACTACCGATTTCATGGATCAAGAAGCTGAGCGCGGTATTACTATCCAGTCTGCGGCAGTAAGCTGTTTCTGGAAAGATCACCGTTTTAACGTTATCGATACTCCTGGACACGTTGACTTCACAGTTGAAGTTTACCGTTCACTTAAAGTATTAGATGGCGGTGTGGGTGTATTCTGTGGTTCTGGTGGTGTTGAGCCACAATCAGAAACTAACTGGCGCTATGCGAACGAATCAGGTGTTGCACGTATCATCTTCGTAAACAAATTAGACCGTATGGGTGCTGATTTTTACCGTGTAACAGCGCAAGTACAAAAAGTACTTGGTGCTACTCCACTTATCATGACTTTACCAATTGGTATTGAAGATGAATTCGTAGGTGTTGTTGACGTTTTAAACAAGCAAGCATACGTTTGGGATGACACTGGTCTTCCTGAAAACTACGAAATCACTGACGTTCCTGCAGACATGGTAGACAAAGTTGACGAATACCATGAAATGCTTATCGAGACTGCTGTAGAGCAAGACGATGACCTAATGGAAGCATACATGGAAGGTGAAGTACCTTCAGTTGAAGATATCAAGCGTTGTATCCGTAAAGGTACTCGTGACCTTGCATTCTTCCCTACGTTCTGTGGTTCTGCATTCAAAAACAAAGGTATGCAACTTGTTCTTGACGCAGTAGTAGATTACTTACCTGCACCTACAGAAGTTGATCCTCAACCTCTTATGGATGAAGAAGGTAACGAAAACGGCGAGCATGCAATTGTATCTGCAGACGAACCTTTCAAAGCGCTTGCATTCAAAATCATGGATGACCGTTTTGGTGCGTTAACATTCGTACGTATCTACTCTGGTGTGCTTAACAAGGGTGACACTATCCTTAATGCATTTACAGGTAAAACTGAGCGTGTTGGCCGTATGGTTGAGATGCAAGCAGATGAGCGTAAAGAGCTTACTACAGCACAAGCGGGCGATATCATCGCTATCGTTGGTATGAAAAACGTGCAAACTGGTCACACTCTATGTGATCCTAAGCACCCAGTAACACTTGAGCCAATGGTATTCCCAACTCCAGTAATCTCGATTGCTGTACAGCCTAAAGATAAAGGCGGTAATGAGAAAATGGGTGTTGCTATCGGTAAAATGGTTGCAGAAGATCCATCTTTCCAAGTTGAGACTGATGAAGATTCAGGCGAAACTATCCTTAAAGGTATGGGTGAGCTTCACTTAGATATCAAAGTAGATATCCTTAAGCGTACTTACGGTGTAGACCTTATCGTTGGTCAACCACAGGTTGCTTACCGTGAAACTATCACTCGTGAAATCGAAGATAGCTACACGCATAAGAAACAATCTGGTGGTTCTGGTCAATTTGGTAAAATCGATTACCGCATCAAGCCAGGCGAAGTGGGTTCAGGTTTCGCGTTCACTTCATCAGTTGTTGGTGGTAACGTACCTAAAGAATTCTGGCCTGCAGTTGAGAAAGGCTTTAAGTCAATGATGGGTGAAGGTGTTCTAGCTGGCTTCCCAGTACTTGACGTTGAAGTTGAGCTTTTCGACGGTGGCTTCCACGCCGTGGATTCATCTGCAATTGCTTTCGAAATCGCTGCTAAAGGCGCTTTCCGTCAGTCTATCCCTAAAGCGGGTGCACAACTTCTTGAGCCAATCATGAAAGTTGACGTGTTCACACCAGAAGATCACGTAGGTGATGTAATTGGTGACCTTAACCGTCGTCGTGGTATGCTAAGCAATCAAGAAGCTGGTTTAACTGGCGTTCGTATTAAAGCTGACGTACCGTTATCAGAAATGTTCGGTTACATCGGTTCACTACGTACAATGACATCTGGTCGTGGTCAGTTCTCTATGGAGTTCTCACACTACGCTGCATGTCCACAAAACGTAGCTGACACAGTAATCGCTGCAGAAAAAGAGAAAAATGCTGCTAAGTAA
- a CDS encoding CoA transferase subunit B: MALTREQIAKRVAMELEDGYYVNLGIGIPTLVANYVPEGIEVMLQSENGLLGMGPYPHAGSVDADMINAGKETVTAATGAAIFNSAESFAMIRGGHVDLTVLGAFEVDQNGNIASWMIPNKLVKGMGGAMDLVAGAKNIICTMTHANKHGESKLLSECSLPLTGVACINKVITDLALLEIKDGAFHLLECAPGVSVDEIKAKTAGNLVINDKVKTMTFE; this comes from the coding sequence ATGGCATTAACACGAGAGCAAATAGCAAAACGCGTGGCGATGGAACTCGAAGATGGCTACTACGTCAATTTAGGCATTGGTATACCAACACTTGTCGCGAATTATGTGCCTGAAGGCATTGAGGTGATGTTGCAATCGGAAAATGGCCTTTTAGGAATGGGGCCATATCCACACGCTGGCTCAGTGGATGCGGATATGATCAACGCGGGGAAGGAAACAGTAACCGCAGCAACTGGTGCCGCTATTTTTAATTCTGCAGAAAGCTTTGCCATGATCCGCGGTGGGCATGTTGATTTAACTGTTTTGGGGGCTTTTGAAGTTGACCAAAATGGCAACATTGCTAGTTGGATGATTCCTAACAAGCTGGTTAAAGGTATGGGCGGAGCGATGGATTTAGTGGCTGGGGCAAAAAATATTATTTGCACCATGACCCATGCAAACAAACATGGTGAGTCAAAACTATTAAGTGAATGTAGCCTGCCACTAACCGGTGTTGCCTGTATTAATAAAGTAATTACGGATCTCGCTTTATTAGAAATTAAAGACGGCGCTTTTCACTTGTTAGAATGCGCGCCAGGAGTAAGTGTTGATGAAATTAAAGCCAAAACGGCGGGTAATTTAGTTATTAACGACAAAGTCAAAACCATGACTTTTGAGTAA
- a CDS encoding CoA transferase subunit A, whose amino-acid sequence MAGFDKVVTSYSEAMAGLEDGMTVIAGGFGLCGIPEGLIAQIKRQGTRDLTLVSNNCGVDGFGLGLLLEGKQISKMIASYVGENALFEQQLLSGELDVELTPQGTLAEKMRAGGAGIPAFYTATGVGTPVAEGKETRTINDRDYLLEPSITGDFAIVKAWIADRYGNCIYRHTAMNFNPIAATAGKITVLEVEEIVEPGELEPSQIHTPGIYIDRVIKSEFEKRIEKITTQPAEQ is encoded by the coding sequence ATGGCAGGTTTTGATAAAGTAGTTACAAGTTACAGCGAAGCGATGGCGGGTCTTGAAGATGGTATGACAGTTATCGCTGGTGGTTTTGGTTTATGTGGTATTCCAGAGGGATTAATTGCACAGATTAAGCGCCAAGGCACCCGAGACTTAACCTTAGTGTCGAATAACTGTGGTGTTGATGGTTTTGGTTTAGGGTTGCTACTCGAAGGCAAGCAAATTAGTAAAATGATTGCCTCGTATGTTGGTGAAAATGCGTTATTTGAGCAGCAGTTGTTGAGTGGTGAGTTAGATGTTGAACTAACGCCACAAGGGACGCTAGCCGAAAAAATGCGTGCCGGTGGTGCGGGCATTCCTGCCTTTTATACGGCAACAGGTGTAGGTACTCCGGTCGCCGAAGGCAAAGAAACACGCACTATTAACGACCGTGATTATTTACTTGAGCCGAGTATTACCGGTGATTTTGCTATTGTGAAAGCGTGGATAGCGGATCGCTATGGAAATTGCATTTACCGCCATACAGCGATGAATTTTAACCCCATAGCCGCAACCGCAGGTAAAATAACCGTGCTCGAAGTTGAAGAAATTGTCGAGCCAGGCGAGCTTGAACCAAGCCAAATTCATACACCCGGTATTTATATTGACCGTGTTATTAAAAGTGAATTTGAAAAACGGATTGAAAAAATCACAACGCAACCGGCCGAGCAATAA
- a CDS encoding 3-hydroxybutyrate dehydrogenase, with protein MSQNVLITGAASGIGFYIAEQLALAGHTIIVTDLNEQQAQQAAQKIVNQGGNAHGYALNVADSQAIEDFFNTFTQPIDVLINNAGIQHVAKLEDFPADKWLLLQQVMLVGPAMMSKAVLPRMRAQNFGRIINIGSIHAMVASKYKSAYIAAKHGLIGFTKTMALETGDANITINTVCPAYVKTPLVEQQIAAQAKEHGISEQQVIDTIMLAPMPKKAFIGLDEILHTVSFLMADAARNITAQAIAIDGGWTAQ; from the coding sequence ATGAGTCAAAACGTTTTAATCACCGGTGCAGCTAGTGGAATAGGGTTTTATATTGCTGAGCAGTTAGCTCTTGCTGGGCATACTATTATTGTTACCGATCTTAATGAGCAACAGGCTCAACAAGCAGCGCAAAAAATAGTTAATCAGGGTGGTAACGCTCATGGTTACGCACTTAACGTTGCTGATAGCCAAGCGATTGAGGACTTTTTTAACACCTTTACGCAACCTATCGATGTATTAATTAATAATGCAGGAATACAGCATGTGGCAAAACTTGAAGACTTTCCTGCAGATAAGTGGCTGCTTTTACAGCAAGTGATGTTGGTTGGCCCCGCAATGATGAGTAAAGCAGTTTTGCCACGTATGCGGGCGCAAAACTTTGGTCGAATCATAAATATTGGTTCTATTCATGCGATGGTCGCCTCTAAATATAAGTCGGCTTATATCGCTGCAAAACATGGCTTAATCGGCTTTACTAAAACTATGGCACTCGAAACAGGGGATGCCAATATTACTATTAATACTGTTTGCCCTGCCTATGTGAAAACGCCTTTGGTAGAACAGCAAATTGCCGCACAAGCAAAAGAACATGGTATTTCTGAGCAACAAGTGATCGACACGATTATGCTAGCGCCCATGCCGAAAAAAGCATTTATCGGCTTAGACGAGATCCTACATACCGTTAGTTTTTTAATGGCCGATGCAGCTCGTAACATTACCGCCCAAGCGATCGCCATTGATGGCGGTTGGACTGCACAATAG
- a CDS encoding E22 family MetX-like putative esterase, producing the protein MRIILLIGLLFLFSSTVFGADKAEPLLVEKQHFSTENFTTVSGTTLPQVDIGWESYGELNEAKDNVILITHYFSGTSHAAGKYSADDAAAGYWDALIGSGKAIDTNKYFVISSDTLVNANWHDENVITTGPASTNPKTGKPYGLDFPVVTITDFVNVQKRLLESLGITKLHAVMGASMGSFQALEWATRYPDKVERLIHVIGAAKMDAWTVAALEKWALPIRLDKNWQQGNYYGKERPLDGLAATMLNITQDAMHPIIYNASFPDFNVLDEGALKDIRILPKLSQTLAQRAMARAKAQDANHVLYLVRASQLFTAGMEQDLSTALKKVSAKTLLLPATNDLLLRPENMRTVYESMKSLGKDVQLSEIEGGWGHLDGIFSILPKAQLISEFLEE; encoded by the coding sequence ATGAGAATAATATTATTAATAGGGTTGCTGTTTTTATTTAGTAGTACCGTGTTTGGCGCTGATAAAGCAGAGCCATTACTAGTAGAAAAGCAACATTTTAGCACTGAAAACTTCACAACGGTTTCAGGTACAACGTTGCCACAGGTTGATATTGGCTGGGAAAGTTATGGTGAGCTTAACGAAGCCAAAGATAATGTGATTTTGATCACTCATTATTTTTCTGGAACCTCTCATGCTGCAGGTAAATATTCAGCCGACGACGCCGCAGCAGGGTACTGGGATGCGTTAATTGGCTCAGGAAAAGCCATAGATACTAACAAGTATTTTGTGATCAGCTCTGACACCTTAGTCAATGCCAACTGGCATGATGAAAATGTAATCACCACAGGCCCAGCGTCAACTAATCCCAAAACAGGTAAACCATATGGTTTAGATTTTCCTGTGGTTACGATTACTGACTTTGTGAATGTGCAAAAGCGTTTACTCGAAAGTCTAGGTATCACTAAGTTACATGCCGTGATGGGCGCATCAATGGGGTCGTTTCAAGCTCTTGAGTGGGCAACGCGTTACCCAGATAAAGTAGAGCGGTTAATTCATGTGATTGGCGCTGCAAAAATGGATGCATGGACAGTCGCTGCCCTTGAAAAGTGGGCATTGCCAATTCGGTTAGATAAAAACTGGCAGCAAGGTAATTACTACGGCAAGGAACGCCCATTAGATGGACTTGCCGCCACCATGCTTAATATTACCCAAGATGCCATGCACCCGATTATTTATAACGCTAGCTTCCCTGACTTTAACGTACTTGATGAAGGCGCGTTAAAAGACATTCGTATCTTGCCAAAATTAAGCCAAACACTGGCGCAAAGAGCCATGGCAAGAGCAAAAGCCCAAGATGCAAATCACGTATTGTATTTGGTACGGGCATCACAACTGTTTACTGCCGGTATGGAGCAAGACTTAAGTACAGCACTTAAAAAGGTCAGCGCTAAAACATTGTTATTACCTGCCACCAATGACCTACTTCTACGCCCTGAAAATATGCGAACCGTGTATGAGTCAATGAAGTCGCTGGGGAAAGACGTTCAGCTTTCTGAAATTGAAGGCGGTTGGGGACATTTGGATGGCATTTTTTCAATCTTGCCTAAAGCGCAGCTTATCAGTGAGTTTTTAGAGGAATAG
- a CDS encoding GntP family permease: protein MLSMIGLLGGLILLIILTLRGVNLFIAAPICALLVALTSGMAIFPVTADSNFINAYMDGFAGFLSAWFFMFLLGSLFGKFMEDTGAADSVASYIVGKLGMKHAVLAVVIACAVLTYGGVSVFIVAFSVYPMALSLFKDADLPRRFIPATLAFGSVTFTMTSAGSPEIQNWIPVKHLGTSPYAAWEVSLVVAIFMATVGYFWLNKMIKKAVAKGERFAARDDDPVILERKRPHPITGVIPLLVVLLLSFILHDVLQQTALIVALLGGVLSIVVINYKYFHNMANAINMGTTGALVAIGNTAAVVGFGAVAKVSPAFIAAVDAMTHMPGNELVGAAVAVSVIAGLTGSASGGQAIALPLVAPGYLDMGVNPEQLHRVVAISSGALDSLPHNGYVVTTIRAICKETHQRAYWPLAALTVVIPLVGVALALSLFITF from the coding sequence ATGCTGAGTATGATAGGGCTGTTAGGCGGTTTAATACTGCTAATAATTTTAACGTTGCGTGGGGTCAATTTATTTATTGCCGCGCCAATATGTGCATTGTTGGTTGCACTAACTAGTGGGATGGCTATATTCCCGGTGACTGCCGATAGTAATTTTATTAACGCGTATATGGATGGCTTTGCTGGATTTTTAAGCGCATGGTTTTTTATGTTTTTGCTGGGCTCGTTGTTCGGTAAATTTATGGAAGATACAGGCGCAGCAGACAGTGTAGCCAGTTACATTGTTGGCAAATTAGGTATGAAGCATGCGGTGCTCGCGGTGGTGATTGCTTGTGCCGTACTGACTTATGGCGGAGTTAGCGTATTCATAGTGGCGTTTTCGGTTTACCCGATGGCGCTCAGTTTATTTAAAGACGCTGATTTGCCACGGCGCTTTATACCTGCAACGTTAGCGTTTGGTTCAGTGACGTTTACTATGACCTCTGCGGGCTCGCCTGAAATTCAAAATTGGATACCCGTAAAGCATTTAGGTACCTCACCTTATGCCGCGTGGGAAGTAAGCTTAGTGGTGGCTATTTTTATGGCGACAGTAGGTTACTTTTGGCTAAATAAAATGATTAAAAAGGCGGTTGCCAAAGGTGAGCGCTTTGCTGCTAGAGACGACGATCCGGTTATTTTAGAGCGTAAGCGGCCGCACCCAATCACCGGCGTTATTCCTTTGCTGGTGGTGCTACTTCTATCATTTATATTACATGATGTTTTACAGCAAACTGCGCTGATTGTGGCGCTGCTTGGTGGTGTTTTAAGTATTGTGGTCATTAATTATAAGTATTTCCATAACATGGCCAATGCAATCAATATGGGTACCACTGGTGCCTTAGTGGCGATAGGTAACACTGCAGCTGTAGTTGGGTTTGGCGCTGTGGCTAAAGTATCACCGGCTTTTATTGCTGCTGTTGATGCTATGACTCATATGCCAGGTAATGAGCTGGTGGGGGCTGCTGTTGCAGTGAGCGTCATAGCTGGGTTAACGGGGTCAGCATCCGGCGGGCAAGCGATTGCACTACCGCTTGTGGCTCCTGGATATTTGGATATGGGAGTTAATCCAGAGCAATTACACAGAGTGGTTGCTATTAGTTCTGGTGCATTAGATAGCCTGCCACATAATGGCTACGTGGTCACAACCATTAGGGCCATTTGTAAAGAAACACATCAACGCGCTTATTGGCCATTAGCTGCATTGACCGTGGTTATCCCATTGGTTGGGGTGGCTCTTGCACTAAGCTTATTCATCACTTTTTAA